From Campylobacter concisus, a single genomic window includes:
- a CDS encoding hydrogenase — translation MQTILLMIFQVVVIVLVAPLFDGMARKLRARLQSKQGSDFFQTYRDIIKLFRRGRTVPECSHWVFRWAPFFLFATSAAVLAAIPITYSKDTVFGAYSDIFVILYLGALLRFVFGAASMDSGNPFAATGGGREQMLGVYVEPVMIMCLIVVMLAAKTSNLIEIQEMVKTGVIGYQIPSFAVASIAFLWCMYVETGRKPFDVAEAEQELQEGLLGEYAGSDLGLVQASLILKQFAMIGLFLTIFEPWNFSNPFLAIIVFVIKTGVFYVAAVFIDNFGPRFKMTSSLRKNALGALAISFVALTLYVVGV, via the coding sequence GCTCCTTTGTTTGATGGTATGGCAAGAAAACTAAGAGCTAGACTTCAATCAAAACAAGGTAGCGATTTCTTTCAAACATATCGCGATATTATAAAACTCTTTAGAAGAGGAAGAACCGTGCCTGAGTGCTCTCACTGGGTATTTAGATGGGCTCCATTTTTCCTTTTTGCAACTTCAGCTGCAGTATTAGCTGCTATACCTATAACATATAGCAAAGATACTGTTTTTGGAGCGTATTCAGATATATTTGTGATCCTTTATCTTGGCGCGTTGCTTAGATTTGTATTTGGTGCAGCTTCAATGGATAGCGGCAACCCATTTGCAGCAACAGGCGGCGGTAGGGAGCAAATGCTTGGCGTATATGTCGAGCCAGTTATGATCATGTGCTTAATCGTAGTAATGCTCGCAGCTAAAACATCAAATTTAATTGAGATCCAAGAGATGGTAAAAACCGGTGTTATTGGATATCAAATCCCAAGTTTTGCCGTAGCTTCTATCGCATTTTTATGGTGCATGTATGTTGAGACCGGTAGAAAACCATTTGACGTAGCTGAAGCTGAGCAAGAGCTTCAAGAAGGCTTGCTTGGCGAGTACGCAGGTAGCGATCTTGGTTTAGTTCAAGCATCACTTATATTAAAACAGTTTGCTATGATCGGACTTTTCCTAACTATATTTGAGCCATGGAATTTTAGTAATCCTTTCTTAGCTATTATCGTTTTTGTGATAAAAACTGGAGTATTTTATGTGGCAGCTGTCTTTATAGACAACTTTGGACCACGCTTTAAAATGACTTCATCTTTACGCAAAAATGCACTTGGTGCACTTGCTATCTCGTTTGTTGCACTAACACTTTATGTAGTAGGAGTGTGA